A genomic region of Alicyclobacillus sp. SO9 contains the following coding sequences:
- the rpsR gene encoding 30S ribosomal protein S18, translating to MPRRGRGGKRRKVCQFCVDQIKVADYKDTGRLQKFLTDRGKILPRRITGNCARHQRQVTTAIKRARQVALLPYTTE from the coding sequence ATGCCGCGAAGAGGTCGAGGCGGTAAGCGTCGTAAGGTGTGCCAGTTCTGTGTGGATCAGATTAAAGTAGCCGATTACAAAGACACAGGTCGGTTGCAAAAGTTCCTCACGGATCGGGGCAAGATTCTTCCCCGGCGCATCACCGGCAACTGCGCACGCCATCAACGCCAAGTAACGACGGCGATTAAGCGCGCGCGTCAAGTGGCGCTCTTACCTTATACAACGGAGTAA
- the ssb gene encoding single-stranded DNA-binding protein produces the protein MLNRIVLIGRLTQDPDLRYTNSGTAVANFTLAVDRMRANQNGERETDFVPIVVWQKQAEICAQYLHKGRQAAVDGRLQIRSFENREGQKVKIAEVVAESVRFLDRGDPQNSGTMYGSQQKPSGSGTSSDNRQAEPAKSQRFEDDPFADDSQTIDISDDDLPF, from the coding sequence ATGCTGAATCGGATTGTTTTAATTGGTAGACTTACGCAGGATCCTGACCTTCGCTACACCAACAGCGGGACAGCTGTGGCAAACTTCACACTGGCTGTGGACCGTATGCGGGCTAACCAGAACGGGGAGAGGGAAACAGATTTCGTCCCTATCGTTGTGTGGCAGAAACAAGCTGAGATTTGCGCTCAATATCTCCACAAAGGTCGACAAGCGGCCGTAGATGGCAGACTGCAAATTAGAAGCTTTGAAAATCGAGAGGGTCAAAAAGTCAAAATCGCAGAAGTGGTGGCGGAGTCAGTCCGCTTTCTTGACCGGGGTGATCCACAGAACTCTGGCACCATGTATGGCTCCCAACAGAAGCCGTCGGGCTCAGGGACCAGTTCAGATAACAGACAGGCAGAGCCTGCCAAGTCTCAGCGATTTGAAGACGATCCATTTGCTGATGATAGTCAAACAATTGATATTTCTGATGATGATTTGCCCTTCTAA
- the rpsF gene encoding 30S ribosomal protein S6 → MRQYETMYVLKPDLEAEQTAELVEKYQSLVTEHEGQIDELQEMGKRRLAYEIDKYREGYYVLMQYTADTDFTKELERIMRIEDSILRYLTVRLGE, encoded by the coding sequence ATGCGCCAGTATGAGACCATGTATGTCCTCAAACCGGATCTCGAGGCCGAGCAAACGGCTGAGCTGGTGGAAAAATATCAATCCCTCGTAACGGAGCACGAAGGCCAAATCGACGAGCTCCAGGAAATGGGCAAACGCCGATTAGCATACGAGATTGATAAATACCGTGAGGGTTACTATGTGCTGATGCAATACACAGCGGATACCGACTTTACGAAGGAGCTGGAACGTATCATGAGAATTGAAGACAGCATTCTTCGGTATCTCACGGTACGTTTGGGCGAATAG